The window AAATTGCCTATGTGCTCGATGCGTATATTATTATCGGCATAAAATTTAAGCTCGGCTTTTAAATGCTGTTTGATAAGCCCCATTAAAAAGCCCACCTCCGCTTCGGTCCTTTTCCAGTTTTCGGTAGAAAATATATAAAGCGTTATATAAGGAATTCCTAAATCGGATACGGCCTTTGTTATCCTTTTGACCGTATTAAGCCCTTCCTTATGTCCCATAGAACGGGGAAGGCCTCTCTTTTTTGCCCATCTGCCATTGCCGTCCATGACAATGGCGATATGTTTTAGCTCATCGGACATTTAGTTTTCCATTATTTCTTTTTCTTTTGCTTCAAGTACCTTGTTTATTTCGGCAATGTAAGCATCGGTGGATTTTTGGAAAGCGTCCTCAGCCGTCTTTAACTGATCTTCGCTTATCTTTCCGTCCTTTTGTAATTTTTTTGCCTCATCGATTCCGTCACGTCTGATATTACGCACTGAAACCCGCGAATTTTCGGCAATGGTCTTTGCCTTTTTTGCAAGGTCTTTTCTGCGATCTTCGGTCAACGGCGGAATTGCAATACGGATAACCTTTCCGTCATTTGTAGGATTAACCGAAAGGTCAGCCTGCAGAACAGCCTTTTCGATTTCGACCAATAAGCCCTTATCCCAGGGCTGAATCACTACAAGCCTTGCTTCAGGGATAGAAATATTTGCAAGTTGGTTAAGAGGAGTGGACTCGCCATAGCAATTTACTCTTATCTTATCAAAAAGAGCAGAAGATGCTCGTCCGGTTCTCAACATATTGAATTCTTCTTTTAATGCGACAACCGTTTTTTTCATTTTTTCTTCACAATTTTTTTTAACTTCCTCTATCATAATTTGCCTCCGATTATATTTTATTTTAACACATAAGAATTAATGCTGCAAGGATAAACCCCGCAGCATTAAAAGGTTTTAATTTACATTCCAAGTCCTAATTGAAAAATAACCAATTTCGACAAGCTCAAAGAGCCGCCGGCTTCTTTGCCGACCTCGGCCATTTTCTTTGAAACGGAAAGTTTGTCATCTTTGACAAAGGCTTGTTCAAGGAAGCATATTTCGGATAAGTGTTTTGAAATTTTTCCCTTAACAATTCCTTCTTTTACGTTATCCGGCTTATTCAACTCGGCAACCTGACCTTTAAAGATTTCTTCTTGCTCTTTGATATAGGCTGCATCTACGTCTTCTTTTTTAACATAGAGAGGCATAAAGGCGGCTGCATGTAAACAGCAGTCATAAGCAAATTCCTGCACCTCAGTCTTTTCAAAGATTTCAGGCTTATCCGACTTTAAAACTATAATAACACCGGTTTTTTTGTCGGAGTGAATATAGCGTGAAAGGTACTCGTCTGCACCGGCCTTTACGTTGATTAAGCGTGTAAGGTTCATGTTCTCTCGTACACGGGTAGCTAAATCCAAGAGCTTATCATTGAGCTCGGGTGTAACTTCAGAAATGTCCTTATCAAAGGCTGTTTTTGCAATGTCTTCTCCTACAGCGATAAAGTCCGCATTTTTTGCAACAAAGTCCGTCTCGCAAGTCATTTCGAGCATAACGGCTTTTTTGTGATCGCTTTTGATAACGATGATACCTTCGCTGGTTACTCTGTCAGCACGCTTTTCTACAGCGGCCAAACCTTTTTCTTTTAAGTATTTTTCAGCCTCTTTAGCGTCTCCGTTGCAGTGCTGCAAGGCTTTTTTGCACTCCATCATACCTGCACCGGTTTTATCGCGTAATTCTTTTACATCAGATGCTTTAATATCCATAAATTTCTCCTATAAAAACTCGAAGATAAACATGGAGGCTTGTATTTCAAGCCGGAATGTTTATCGAATCTCCTTATTTGTCGTCGTATAAATCCTCATCATTTACGAGAGAATTATCTTCTTCATCCTCATCATCTCCGGAAGCTTCATCTTTGGGAGTGTAGTTTGAATAATCGGTAATTTCTTCTTCTCTATCCTGATAGGGATCAACACCTGAATCACCTGACTCTTCATCTTCTTGAAGGTTTTCGATGATTTTAAGACCGTGCTCGTTATCGGCTTCGATAACGGCATTGGCGATTACACCCGTAAAAAGCGAAATAGCTCTGATGGCATCATCGTTTCCGGGAATCGGATAGTCGATGCCCTCGGGGTTGCAGTTGGTGTCTACAACAGCGATGATGGGAATACCTAAGGAACGGGCTTCTCTGATAGCAATTTCTTCTTTTCGGGTATCGATTATAAAGAGGATTCCGGGAAGATCCTTCATCTCCTTAATACCGCCTAAGTTTTTTTCGAGCTTTGATTTTTCTTTTTGTAGGGAAGCGATTTCTTTTTTTGTAAGGTTATCGAATGTCCCGTCAACTTCCATTTTTTCGATTTTCTTAAGACGGGCCAAGCTCTTTTTGATTGTTGAAAAGTTTGTGAGCATTCCGCCGAGCCAGCGGTTGTTAATATAGAACATTCCGCATCTTTCAGCTTCTTTTTGAATTGTCTGCTGGGCTTGTTTTTTTGTTCCTACGAACAAAACCGACTTTCCTTCCGAAGTTGTTTTGCGAACAGCTTCATAGGCCTCACGGATTGCAACGATTGTTTTTTGTAAATCGATGATATGAATTCCGTTTCTTTCCGAAAAAATGTATTTTTTCATTCTCGGATCCCAGCGTTTTACTTGATGGCCGAAATGTACGCCTGATTCAAGTAAGTTTTTCATGGTTACTACTGCCATGTGTTTCTCCTTTGGAGCTAAAAAGCTCCTGCCTTCTCTATTTCTCGGAACAGACTACAGCCCATCAAGCCGACTAGGGGCTGATCTTAGAACCGTAAATCCTCCCGGATATTTACCGTAAAAAACGGCATGAGGCTATTATATAGTTTTTTGAAGATTTTGTATAGTGCTTGACAAGATTTACCTAAAAGAGTTTTATCTAAAAACTTGAAATTCGGCGGTTTTTCGTTTAAAGAATCCTAAATTCGGTTTTATTTAAGATTTCATACAATTCCCTGACCGGAAGACCGACTATGCCGGTATATGAGCCTTCGATTTTTTCGATAAAAAAGGAAGCCTTACCTTGAATTTTATAAGCCCCTGCAGCATCCTTCCATTCATCGGTTTTTAGATAGGCGGAAATTTCTTTATCGGAAAGCTTTTTAAAGAAAACTTTAGAAACACTGTGTTTTTCGTTTATTTGGCCTGTTTTACAATCGAGCAGGCAGATTGCACTCACCACAAAATGAAGCGAGCCGGAATGACTTTTGAGCATCATCTCGGCTTCTTTTTCGTTTTTAGGCTTGCCGAAGATTATTTTCTCGTTTGGAAAGGCAGTATTTTCGGCAAAAACAAGGGTATCTGCCGCCAAGATAAGCTTTTGGGCGCCCTCATTTTGCGGCAAGGTCTTAAAAAGGTTTTCAGCCTTACCGCGTGCAGTTAAAATACACCTTTTTACGGGATCCTTTTCGGTTATTGAAGATTCATCAAAATTTGAAATTTTAACGGAAAATAAAACACCCAGCGAATCGAGTATCTCTTTTCGTCTGGGTGATGCAGAAGCTAAAATCAGCTCTTTCATTATTTTTAGTTAAATTTTAGTTCTTATTTTGTCCGGCCATTATTGATTTTAAAACTTCCAGAGCTCTGTTTCTAACAGGAGTTATGTAGTTAAAGTTATTGGCAATTCTCATAATACTTTCAGTCATCCCTCTCTTATTTTTTACGGTGGGAGCTAATTTTTCATAAGCATTAAGAACTTCAAGAGCTAAGGAGCTTGTAGGATTGATAATGTCGAATTTTCGATTGATAAAGTTTATCATGTCTACAACTTCATCATTATTGTTAAAACCTAACTCACCTAAGGATTTAACGGCTTCCATTATTACTACCGGCTCATTATCAGTGTACATAACCGTCATAAGAGACTTTTTTGCCTGCTCGTTTTTAACTTTTCCTAAAAGGCGGCAAGCTTCTCTTCTGACATCCGGATAGTTGTTTGCAAGCCTTCCGTTTTCACGTACAACCGAAGTAAGACCTACAGTCGCAAGAGAATCAAGAGCTTCCTGTAATTCGGGAGTTACCCTTCCGCCTTCAATAGCTTCTTCGATTACTTGTAAGGCTACAAACTTAGCATCTCTTCCTTCAGAAAGAACCATCTCTCTAAGAATTATGCCTTCCATCGAATTAAGATAGGCCTCTTCGACAGTCATCATAGAATCGGAGCTCTGGTCCTGTGCAAAGACCATGGCTGATCCCAAAAACAATATCATCATTATAAAAACTAAAGACTTTCGTCGCATTTCCAATTACCCCCTTAGTTTGGTACGTATATCTCTATTTTCAATCATTTTCATTGTAAAGTCAAGTAGTAAAATCGGCTTTTTCTACTTTTAAGTCTATTTTTAGGTCTTATTAAGGTACTAAAAGCCATCTGTCATCTATTTTTTCAAGATTATAAAATATTAAACTTTGCGTAGCCGTGATCTTCAGAACCCTAACCTTTGTAGGAGTCAGATAAACAATATCATCTACCCTTCCGTTTTGCCTTGATGGTACAAAAACATAGTAAAAATAATCTTCGATGCTTTTTAGCTGCTTTCCCTTTAAATTTGAGGGAAGACCCTCACTGGTTTTTTTTAACACTTCAGGCTTTGAAAATTCTTTTATATAATCTTTTGAAAGCCAGTATCTCCAACGTCCATAGTCCTTTTTTGCCGTTATCTCGTTTAATTTTTTTACAACCTCTTCAATTTCGGACTTAGCTATTTCTTTGTCCTTTTTCGTAATTGAAACGCCTTCAAATTGGGCTACAACCTCTTCATCTGCCGTTTTGGGTGCTTCAGCCTTAGGTTTTGCCTCTTCTACAGGTTTTTCAACAACTGCGGGCTCCTGAACCTGCTGAGACTTTTCTTCTACCTGGGTTTCAGCCGCAGAAACAGGCTTTGTTTCAGGTGCGGATGCACACGAACCTATTAAAATTACAACAAGGCATAAGCCTAAAAAATAAAAATTCTTTTTCATACCATCTATAATACATTTATTTTCGGCTTACGTCAACTAAAAATTTACCCCTTTCATAAATTAAAAAATCTCTAATGCTTTTTCTTTATATGCCGATACTGGTTCAGAGGAGTAGATTGCTATGGAAAAACATTCGGTTGCAGCAGACATAAAAAGCATTTTACATGAACAAATCGATTTAATTGATAATATCTATAATTTGCAAAAGGCTATGTACCAAGGCGTTTTAGATAGAGATTGGCAGGAAAGTGAACGAAATTTGAGTTCCTTAAATGAGGCTTCCGTAAAATTTTCGGATTTGGATAAAAGGTTATACGGACTTTTGCAGCCTGATGAGGATGATTATCAAGAATTCGACTTTTACATGCATACAAAACAATTTACTTCATCGGAGAAAAAAAAGATCGATTCTTTATATGAAAAACTAAAAGAAAAAGTTTTTTATTCAAAGATTGAAAATGATGTCTTCTCAAATTATGTTTCACATGCTCAAGCCTTGGTTAAGGGCGTGGTCGATATTATTTCGGAAGAAAGAAACGGAAAGTGTTATACGGCAGCAGGAAAGCGGGTTAATACGGAAATAACAAGCCTCGTTTTAAATGAGGTCTTATAGGGGGATATAAATGGCTACATTTGATGCAATAGAATTAGGAAAAAGGAGTTTGTTTGCTCACCAGCAGTCGATTCAAACGGCAGGTCACAATATTTCGAATTCTTCGACGAAGGGATATACTAGGCAGAGGGTAAACCTCGAGGCTTTTGAGCCTATTTACAGACCCGATTTAACCAGGGCTGAAACGCCCGGGCAAATAGGACAGGGTGTTACCATAGCTTCGATTACCCGATTAAGGGATGAACTTTTGGATCAAAGAATTATAGGGGCTACCGATGACCTTGGTTATTGGGAAACAAGAAATTCTTATATTGCCCTTTTGGAACAGGTTCACAATGAACCCGAAGACATTTCCGTCCGAACCCGAATGGACCAATTTTGGGAGGCTTGGCAGGAATTGTCGCTCTACCCTGAGTCGGATGCGGCCCGTCAGGTTGTCCGCACCCGAACCGAAACCTTAACGGATGCCATTCATCATCAATTCCGCGGCTTACAGGGCATAAGGGACATGGTACACGGCGACATAGAAGCAACCGTAAAACAGGTTAACGACTTAACAGGCCGGATAGCCAAACTAAACGAAGAAATAGTTAAGGTTAAGGCTATGGGGGA of the Treponema denticola ATCC 35405 genome contains:
- a CDS encoding HEAT repeat domain-containing protein — its product is MRRKSLVFIMMILFLGSAMVFAQDQSSDSMMTVEEAYLNSMEGIILREMVLSEGRDAKFVALQVIEEAIEGGRVTPELQEALDSLATVGLTSVVRENGRLANNYPDVRREACRLLGKVKNEQAKKSLMTVMYTDNEPVVIMEAVKSLGELGFNNNDEVVDMINFINRKFDIINPTSSLALEVLNAYEKLAPTVKNKRGMTESIMRIANNFNYITPVRNRALEVLKSIMAGQNKN
- the rpsB gene encoding 30S ribosomal protein S2, which produces MAVVTMKNLLESGVHFGHQVKRWDPRMKKYIFSERNGIHIIDLQKTIVAIREAYEAVRKTTSEGKSVLFVGTKKQAQQTIQKEAERCGMFYINNRWLGGMLTNFSTIKKSLARLKKIEKMEVDGTFDNLTKKEIASLQKEKSKLEKNLGGIKEMKDLPGILFIIDTRKEEIAIREARSLGIPIIAVVDTNCNPEGIDYPIPGNDDAIRAISLFTGVIANAVIEADNEHGLKIIENLQEDEESGDSGVDPYQDREEEITDYSNYTPKDEASGDDEDEEDNSLVNDEDLYDDK
- the tsf gene encoding translation elongation factor Ts — protein: MDIKASDVKELRDKTGAGMMECKKALQHCNGDAKEAEKYLKEKGLAAVEKRADRVTSEGIIVIKSDHKKAVMLEMTCETDFVAKNADFIAVGEDIAKTAFDKDISEVTPELNDKLLDLATRVRENMNLTRLINVKAGADEYLSRYIHSDKKTGVIIVLKSDKPEIFEKTEVQEFAYDCCLHAAAFMPLYVKKEDVDAAYIKEQEEIFKGQVAELNKPDNVKEGIVKGKISKHLSEICFLEQAFVKDDKLSVSKKMAEVGKEAGGSLSLSKLVIFQLGLGM
- a CDS encoding lipoprotein, with product MKKNFYFLGLCLVVILIGSCASAPETKPVSAAETQVEEKSQQVQEPAVVEKPVEEAKPKAEAPKTADEEVVAQFEGVSITKKDKEIAKSEIEEVVKKLNEITAKKDYGRWRYWLSKDYIKEFSKPEVLKKTSEGLPSNLKGKQLKSIEDYFYYVFVPSRQNGRVDDIVYLTPTKVRVLKITATQSLIFYNLEKIDDRWLLVP
- a CDS encoding Maf family protein, giving the protein MKELILASASPRRKEILDSLGVLFSVKISNFDESSITEKDPVKRCILTARGKAENLFKTLPQNEGAQKLILAADTLVFAENTAFPNEKIIFGKPKNEKEAEMMLKSHSGSLHFVVSAICLLDCKTGQINEKHSVSKVFFKKLSDKEISAYLKTDEWKDAAGAYKIQGKASFFIEKIEGSYTGIVGLPVRELYEILNKTEFRIL
- the frr gene encoding ribosome recycling factor — its product is MIEEVKKNCEEKMKKTVVALKEEFNMLRTGRASSALFDKIRVNCYGESTPLNQLANISIPEARLVVIQPWDKGLLVEIEKAVLQADLSVNPTNDGKVIRIAIPPLTEDRRKDLAKKAKTIAENSRVSVRNIRRDGIDEAKKLQKDGKISEDQLKTAEDAFQKSTDAYIAEINKVLEAKEKEIMEN